The following nucleotide sequence is from Trifolium pratense cultivar HEN17-A07 linkage group LG2, ARS_RC_1.1, whole genome shotgun sequence.
ACTCATTGTGCGGGCCCATTTCCTGTTTCAATGAGCTTAATTATTAACTATAGAACTTGACCAACAAAACAAATGTTTGAACTTAACTAAAAAAACTTGAGCATAAATATAgaacttaaaaaaagaaagagagaaagacaACCAGAAATAGCATTAACAAGAGATAAGATAAATAGAAGAATAatgattattttaattagaaaatttgattttcaattcaataatgatttttatttaaaaaaaaaaaataggatgtCATATTTCATAAATTACACCAAACCTTTTTCTATAACTGAAGATACTGTATTACAAAATATAGCAAAAATCATTGAATTGCGTCAATCATCGTTATCGGGTTCGGTTAAGGTGCATAAGCCcaagcttatgcaccatgcataattgctatgcgcgccccccatattgctacgcgcgcccccAACTGCTATACGcccccccccattttctagccccaatttctagcgcgcccccatattgctacgcgcgccccccaattgctacgcgccccccccccattttctagccccccaatttctagccccccaatttctagcgcacccctccaggtttttttttttttttttagatttctagcgcacctctcagattttttttatcacgcttttaattttgattgattgaattttattttattttattgattagggataaatttcagagtattatgtatggttaattattttagtagttagttttaaactaaaatcatgtcAAACCATCATCGCTGTAACCGCTGCAAGCTCTTCAATCTTCTTCGCTCTCGCTATCTTCGTTTTCCAATCGGAATCTTACAAATCGATTCTCTTGAATCGAACGAAAACGAGAACGAATTGCAATTTCTAAGATGAATCGGAATCGGAATCGGAGTTTTGcaatttctgagatgaattggaatcggagttcgtgagagaaggtgtgagttcgtgagagaaggtgaagaagatgaacagtgatcgCGGATGAATAGTGATCACGTTTTCACTGTTTCGCGtaagagaagatgaacagtgaattttcgttacaattattctggaaaccattgtgctggttaaatggtttcagagagttaaaaagtgaaaccatttgtattataaaatggttttatgtgtttattgaaatcaatattgtgtttttatggttttaaaaatcctggaaactattatgctgattaaatggtttcagagagttaaaaagtgaaaccatttatattataaaatggttttatgtgtttattgaaatcaatattgtgtttttatggttttaaaaatcctggaaaccattatgctggttaaatggtttcagagagttaaaaagtgaaaccatttgtattataaaatggttttatgtgtttattgaaatcaatattgtgtttttaatattgaatttattgtattattgaaataatattccttcattattattactattactgaaccaaattaacatctcaagattctctaaccaataatcactcaacaattataaaaaaaaataaaaattaatcactctactttgtctccattcagcaaaaacacaaatattttatcactaaaaaaaacctcatcacaaaaagaaaaaccaagctACCCAATTCGAGTCTAATTCATACGTTCTTCATTGCCGTTCAAATTCGATtctgagacaaaaaaaaaaaagcctagaaatctaaaaaaaaaaaaaaacctggggggtgcgctagaaattggggggctagaaaatgggggggcgCGTAGCAGTTGGAGGGCGCGCGTAGCAATTAGGCTTTCAGGCCTAGtaggctaaaaataaaaacaaaacgtgTGCATTAGCATAAAGGGGGTGGGGATAGCGAGCCTTTGGGGGGCTGGGGGGCGCGCGCGAGAAATTtctggggggcgcgcgagtaattctgggcttatgcaccatgcataaacatccccttatgcatattaacttttgccatcgttatctatctatctatcttctatatataattgtaaagcaaacttttttttggtgATGTGGCAGCCTAACAAagtttatcttttttctttttttctaagCTTAAGTTGATACTTATGTGTCATCTCTCATactattatgatgatgatgtgtcatctttaaaaaaaataaaaataaatatgactAATGATATCAACTTAAGGGAAAGAATACATAAGGTCAAGAGTTATCTTGCAtgaaatcttttttatttacgAAAATAATTactgtttttaaattaaaaataaaaatgtttacaTGTGGCAAGATCTGGTGCATTTACATGATCAAATGGTTGACATTGTTCGGAAGTTATATAACTTTCCCGATTAAAGTTGGAGAAAATttattcttctttctcatcGAATCCACAGATTTGCTAGCTAGGGCACGCCtcttctctctcactctctccgCGGCCTCCTCTCAGATTTGCGCCGCTACGGTACTTTCACCGATTCTTCAATTTCCATCGTTTAATTCttaatcatattcatattattcatcgtttatatctatatattttgtttgatttcacTTTCGAAGTTCTTGATTGTGCGATTCATATGAATTTCGTGATTTcgttatttgtttattattataatcataATCGTGATTAGGATTTTGTATCTGTGTTTAAGAATTGCGATTCATATGAAATTTTGTGATTTCGCTAGgaaaaaagattttttaatCTAAGCCGTCCGAATGTCTGGTCTAAATTTAACGGATGAGATTAATATCTGCATATAACTGTTTGAATCTGCAACTGTAGCAAATCCTGGTCCTTATTCCAGGGTTTAAGATTCTAGATTTCAAGACTCAAAAAGGATCAGTCGAAGTTCAAAGAAGCATTATTTTCGTATTGCTGTTTGAAAGAAAGATAGCATTTTCACCGGTGAGTCACAGAATCTTTCAATTCATTTTGTTATTGTAGCCGAATTTTCTTAACATAATTATAATTTCCATTGCAGGGTTTTAGGGTTCATAATCTTATTTGAGTCATATTTCAGCAACAATGTATCTTcagttttacataaatgataATGGTGATAAAGTTTACACTACCAAGGTAATGGATCTTCATTGAACTAAACATCATGTTatgtttttcttcatttaaagattaatttttcatttgtaataaCCATATATTAGTTCATGAGATATGATGACATGTTTAAGGACTCTATTTATATATGCTAATAAGCGAAAATGTCAGTAAGGCCCTGTTTGgttaaacaacttatttgcagcttaaACACTTATGTATAACCCATTTTTGtagcaaaagataaaagaaagttaatttttttttgtctgattgttttcataagctatcttggagaacttatgaaaataagctgaaaacaacttataaacataaacataaacatgtcataagctgttttcatatgTTCTCCCAAACAACCTTACTCAACTTATGTCATATGTTTTCATAGCCACTCATTGTTTAACATTTTACAATaagaatttatattttttcaaaaaaagaaaagaaaagagttcCCCCCATTCTTCCTTTCCCTTCCTCTCCACCGGCCGAACTCACTCCATTCCGCCTCTCCGCCGGTCACGAACTCACTCCGCCTTCATCCTTCTTCACCTCACGTTCTCACACCTCCAGTCACTATTCACGTTCTCTCGTCTTCAGAGGTATGCTTTTCTCCGTATCACGTACTCAAATTTCTACAATTTTTTGCCTATAGTTGAAAACCCTAATTAAAAAATTACCCCCAATAAGTTGTCTTAATAAATTATGTCTTTTTTCATAACAATATACTCTCGCCAttcctttttaagtgtcgttttggATTGCACTGTTCACATAATCTACTTTGACCATGATATATAAACCCAAATATTAGCAAATAAGtacaaatattttcaaaatataaaattttcatatttttttttataatagataattaaagataCTATGATTAAATTTATGCATTCGAATGTGTGCAGCAGTGATgaaaacgacacttaaaaaagaACGGAGTGAATATGTGTTAATAAATTATGCAGTTTAGAAAAGAGGGAAGGAAAAGATCAAGTTATGTATGGAAGTTTTGTTttgaatcatatcatatgtaGTTGATGTTTTGCAAAAGATTGGATTGGATTTATGAACTGATTGTCTTTTGATGTAGTTTTGTAAGTGACCTGGGTTTGTCATGGATTTGGAATTGGATGAAACACGAAGCTTATATATAgctattatctttatatgagACATTCTGTTTTGAATCTGGAGGGTTTGGTTGTTTTTCAAGATTATGGTGTTTTGATGCAATCGTTTGGAAACTGATAGATTATGTCTTTCTTTTTGCTATGTTGATTTTGGTGTAATTTTAAGTATTGTCCACTATAACAAGTTATATCTGAGTGATTTCTTTCTTGGTGTGGTGCTCTTTAGCTTCAAAATAAAGTTCTATTCTTTTTTccaatgtttttcttttgtgaacTTGAGTTATTTTCATAGCTATATTCTTGTGCAGTCTCTATCttaggtgaggattgcctctagtatataaaacttagtcaggccatctctcaaccgatgtgagactcttaacacaccccctcacgcccagcactattgggcttggtgcgtggatataaacggtaggtggcccgatagcggaaacctgataacaggtggcccaacggatcgtagagaggctctgataccatcttagaattgagtattgagcctaactcatccttacaaaaccggcttgtaaagtgaaGATTGCATCTTGCTTATAAACATTCATTtaggccatctcgcaaccgatgtgggactcttaacattCTAATTTCTGTCTTTTTTTAGTTACAGATTTAGTGAAAACAACATTAGATTTATGTATTACTAATTCAGGGGTGTGTTTAAGTTGTTGGTTCCTTCACTTGTTCTGTTTATTTTGCCTCTTGTGCTGTAAATCGTGTTTCGACTCTTGTCATTTGTGTCTTAACCAGATAGTGCAGTGTCTTTTTTATGCTTCTAGATTCTGGTTATGTACTTGATGCTTAGGATTATGTAATTGTGAGGGTGTCTTTATCTATCAATTTCAGTTCCACTCATTCTTTTGGTTTTTCTTCCATTTATATGCTGCCTTTGTGATATTTTAACTAAACCTGGTATGATTTCAtcactgtaattttttttttattgtttttatagttttttcttATCCTAATTGTATATTCActatgaaatataattttgttatcTTACTGACATTGAACATGTTCAATTGAACATATTATGTATTTTGATTTTGCTGTTATATGTGTAAATGATAGAAATTTTGGGCACAAACAGTAAAATCTGAGATTTTAGCTACTTATCATGTTTTTGCCACTCATTTCACTACATTTAATAATGCTGATGCTACTTTATTCCATTTATATTCAGAAACTCAACTTTTTGTTATTAGCAATTGAGGAAAGGAAAGTTTAATGTTATTTAGTTATATACTATGTTGCGTTTTAGAAACCATTCTTGATGACAGGATATCTATAAAACGGGAAATGAATCCTTTCGCATAAATTGTATGTACTAGTGATATCAGATTCTAAGAGTGACAAAACTTGAGTTGTTTGTGCTCGTGCCCTTATCTCATTTGCTGCCATTTCTTTTAGTTTATTACTATTCTTTTGCTGATATACACATGTATGCAAGCACTGCTTAATCTCGTGAATTTGGTGTCACAAGTTGTCAATGATGTTGTCTAGTACTAGTAAGTAGTATATGTGTGTCCATTGTGAAAGCTATTTTTTAGGTGTCATTTAATTAATTCTCTCTATTGCATTTGCATTCATACACACTTCAAGTGTACATTGTAATATATCATGCGACACTTCATATATCAAATATACGCAAGTCGTGATGCTTTTCTTGATTTGTATGAAATGAATATGTCAACTATTGTATGAAAAAATGGTTGAACATGTTTAGGAGCGAAATTGGCCTCCAAAAGTGAAGTAGAAAGCGAAGAGAAACTAAACAAAAACGAAAAGAAAGTGAGAGCCTGCTCATCATTAAAGAATTGGAATGGATTTCAACACCCCAATACGATCCAACACCACGCCCCTCTCCAATCCAGTCTTCAAATCTAAACTCGTATTTCTCATTCACTCTTGTTTCTTTTCTTCACCAAATGAATCACAATACACACAAAATCATGATTCTACGTTCTTGTTTTGTAGATTATCTTAAACGAATGGTGGCTCATGAAGCCTCAAAACCAGTGCAAGGGTTTAGCTCTTGCTGGCATTGCTTCAATGGAgtaatttttctcatttttatttcaattttaggtTTCTAATTGGTTCTCTGTTTGGGTTAATTTATTATTGTGACTATTGGTGCAGGAGAGAAAGAATGTTTCTATCTTCTGTGATTGTAAAGAGGCATGAACCCAATGTTGTAGAGACTGAAGATGGCATCACAATAATCTTCCGTGGTTTTATTAACTCCTCTCGTACATCTCAAAATGGATTTTCCTCTGATGTAGGGTGCCCTTTTTCTTCCTGATTTCATTTCACCCTTCTCTATCTATATAGAGTTGTTTGCACTATCTTTTAACAAAGTTGATTTTGAATATATTTAGTGTCTTTGGTTCTATGGtgggaaaatatttttttgaaaatttgattttaattaaaattgactTGTATTTAAAATGTTGTGTTTAGATACACTCAACTAAAAGTgattcaataataatttgagagtAAAATTACATTTGTACACCAAAGCTCCAAATTTCAGCTTCAATTTATAATTCATTCTTGAGGGAAAAGTGATTCTAATTACACATATTCGAAACATGTCAACATTAGTGTTTGGAATCACTTTTTTGCTTCTCAAAAAGTGAATCCAAGCATACAGTTAAAtatttataacaaatttttgtttaattgagTTTGAAGTTAATTTTATTCAAGTACATATGTTTTTACtttcaaagaaatttgatgcaaAAAGTACTGTAAAATTTTTAATTCATAGCAAAATGTATTATTACCTTTCTAAGTGTGTGTTCACTTTCATCATTCACAATGTGTTGAACCTAAAGCTCCAAGTTATAGTTTCAAACACACTGATTCCACACACCATAAAGAGGTTTATCAACCTATCACTTTTGTTTGGTAGAAATCAAACATCTATACTTTTGCCAAATTTGTCATGTGAAACTAGACACAAAGACATTATGTTTAGAGTCTATTAATTTATCTTAATACACACATAATCTTCAATGGATTGAATGTTAGTGACACAATTAATTTTCTGTAAATATCCAATGTTTTTCAACAGGTATGTCGCCGGTTCTTAGTTGGATTTCCACACAAttggaaaaattattttgttcattgttcAGGAAATGAATGTCAATATGTGGATAAAGTTACCGGTTTTGATGACTCAAATGCTTCTTCCCACAAAAAAACAGCTGATGAGAATTCACAGGAAGTTATGGAAGCTGAAGATAATGGAAATATTGTGAGTATTAGGTTGCCTCAACCGCAGGTTGGCATGGTTGATAATGGTGAAAATGTAGTCTCAGATGTTAACGAATTACATGCTTCTTCCCACCTAAAAACAGCTGATGTGGCTTCCCACCTAAAAACAGCTGATGTGGCTTCGCATGAAGCTATGGAAGCCGAAGATAAAGACAATATTGCGAGTCTTAGGTTGTCTCAACCGCTGGTCAACGTGGGTTATAATGGTGAAAATAGAGTCTCAGATGTAGACGACTTGAATGCTTCTTTCCACAAAAACACAGCTCATGTGATTTCACATGAACCTATGGTAGCTGAAGCTAACGTCAATATCGGGAGTCTTAGGTTATCTCAACCGCAGGTTGATTTGATTAATAATGGTGAAAATGGAGTCTCAATTGTTGCAGCAGCTGAAAGTAGACAATCTTTGATGAGTGTGTTTGAATTTGATCCTATTCATGAGCAAAGCAATGTTAGGTCTCCACTTAACCCAAAGAAATTGGAATTTGAACAGTTATCAAGTGACCGCAAGGAGAAAAAACGTATCAAGAAGAAGATTGTAGAGGATACAAGTAGTTTGTGTAAAAAGGTGCTGACAAGAAGCATTGCCAAAAAAAGTCACATGATGCTTAAAAGGGTTGTGAAAGCTGAAGTAAAATGTTCTAGTAGTCCTGTTAGAAGATCTCCCAGGGTACTTaattatggaaaaaaaattagctatttggatttttttgaagatttggatttttttgaaGATATATAGGTGTAGTTGGCATAGGATTTGGGGTCCTTTGGAATTTTCAAACTGGTGCCTCAGGAAGCATAT
It contains:
- the LOC123906974 gene encoding kinetochore-associated protein KNL-2 homolog isoform X1; protein product: MDFNTPIRSNTTPLSNPVFKSKLIILNEWWLMKPQNQCKGLALAGIASMERERMFLSSVIVKRHEPNVVETEDGITIIFRGFINSSRTSQNGFSSDVCRRFLVGFPHNWKNYFVHCSGNECQYVDKVTGFDDSNASSHKKTADENSQEVMEAEDNGNIVSIRLPQPQVGMVDNGENVVSDVNELHASSHLKTADVASHLKTADVASHEAMEAEDKDNIASLRLSQPLVNVGYNGENRVSDVDDLNASFHKNTAHVISHEPMVAEANVNIGSLRLSQPQVDLINNGENGVSIVAAAESRQSLMSVFEFDPIHEQSNVRSPLNPKKLEFEQLSSDRKEKKRIKKKIVEDTSSLCKKVLTRSIAKKSHMMLKRVVKAEVKCSSSPVRRSPRVLNYGKKISYLDFFEDLDFFEDI
- the LOC123906974 gene encoding uncharacterized protein LOC123906974 isoform X2, with the translated sequence MDFNTPIRSNTTPLSNPVFKSKLIILNEWWLMKPQNQCKGLALAGIASMERERMFLSSVIVKRHEPNVVETEDGITIIFRGFINSSRTSQNGFSSDVCRRFLVGFPHNWKNYFVHCSGNECQYVDKVTGFDDSNASSHKKTADENSQEVMEAEDNGNIVSIRLPQPQVGMVDNGENVVSDVNELHASSHLKTADVASHLKTADVASHEAMEAEDKDNIASLRLSQPLVNVGYNGENRVSDVDDLNASFHKNTAHVISHEPMVAEANVNIGSLRLSQPQVDLMSVFEFDPIHEQSNVRSPLNPKKLEFEQLSSDRKEKKRIKKKIVEDTSSLCKKVLTRSIAKKSHMMLKRVVKAEVKCSSSPVRRSPRVLNYGKKISYLDFFEDLDFFEDI